A single region of the Nocardioides aquaticus genome encodes:
- a CDS encoding FHA domain-containing protein: MRTPTVIVDVSTVVRDRVDPGWHRMDALIDLWRREMDEKAIFYGVLDDASWYHLDDAGQAAFAAWQAAGRATRVRWADPLVCENAERYPHAKVLTSDLYRDLRRDFVWLQNSDRFYTFSFTPTGVSIERAEMGAIRDEDVSQYGEAASLKPKCLNTPEGRQMLRREWACTNPSCPSSQARAIADLPYNRNGKALCPDCRKELGDAGDAADTRELKVLIGGNDVAHIPLVAGSRIAIGRGGGEDRFDLRPLVGDQQTLVSRDHVAFRNLRGRILVSDLGSKNGSALVREDGQSDPIPADVEQRLELHEFVSIAGGLVQFRLSGKRYARGAYVPDRGTGVISSPTVLASPQSPA; this comes from the coding sequence ATGAGAACGCCGACCGTGATCGTTGACGTGTCGACCGTCGTACGCGACCGGGTGGACCCCGGATGGCACCGGATGGACGCTCTGATCGACCTCTGGCGACGCGAGATGGACGAGAAGGCGATCTTCTACGGAGTCCTGGACGACGCGTCCTGGTATCACCTCGACGACGCCGGACAGGCCGCCTTCGCGGCCTGGCAGGCTGCGGGGCGAGCAACACGGGTGCGCTGGGCAGATCCGCTGGTCTGCGAGAACGCGGAACGATACCCGCACGCGAAGGTCCTCACGAGCGACCTCTACCGCGACCTGCGCCGGGACTTCGTCTGGCTCCAGAACAGCGACCGCTTCTACACCTTCAGCTTCACTCCCACGGGCGTCTCCATCGAGCGCGCGGAGATGGGCGCGATCCGGGACGAGGACGTCTCGCAGTACGGCGAAGCGGCATCGTTGAAGCCCAAGTGCCTCAACACTCCAGAGGGTCGCCAGATGCTCCGGCGGGAGTGGGCCTGCACCAACCCGAGCTGTCCGAGTAGCCAGGCGAGGGCGATCGCAGACCTCCCCTACAACAGGAACGGGAAGGCGCTCTGCCCCGACTGTCGCAAGGAGTTGGGGGATGCGGGCGACGCCGCGGACACGCGGGAGCTCAAGGTGCTAATCGGTGGCAATGATGTCGCCCACATTCCGCTCGTGGCTGGGAGCCGCATCGCGATCGGCCGGGGGGGAGGCGAAGACCGTTTCGACCTCCGGCCACTCGTCGGCGATCAGCAGACGTTAGTCAGCCGCGACCACGTGGCTTTTCGCAACCTGCGTGGTCGGATCTTGGTGTCTGACCTCGGGTCGAAGAACGGCTCAGCACTCGTCCGTGAGGACGGCCAGAGCGATCCGATCCCGGCAGACGTCGAGCAACGGCTCGAGCTGCATGAGTTCGTGAGCATCGCCGGCGGTCTCGTGCAGTTCAGGCTGTCGGGCAAGCGCTACGCGCGCGGCGCGTACGTCCCTGATCGAGGTACTGGCGTCATCTCAAGCCCGACCGTACTGGCGTCCCCGCAGTCACCTGCCTGA
- a CDS encoding vWA domain-containing protein, with translation MLLLDTSGSMLKDDKIEVLNDSVREMIAALKDADAHTGSIRLSVIAFGGPTAQTVIAHAPIAEVEFTTLQAGGRTPLGQAFARAEELVNDLEALPSNSHRPTIALVSDGLPNRDDDWRDQLERLIDHHRGAKATRFALGVGDDADRDMLAAFSGGLVHRAGDASKIRTFLQFVTMTVTEATVTGVVANASSVSGDTSIEELVWRDDDF, from the coding sequence GTGCTCCTCCTCGACACCAGCGGAAGCATGCTCAAGGACGACAAGATCGAGGTGCTCAACGACAGCGTCCGCGAAATGATCGCCGCCCTGAAGGACGCCGACGCTCATACCGGCTCGATTCGGCTCTCAGTGATCGCGTTCGGAGGTCCTACCGCCCAGACCGTGATCGCCCACGCCCCCATCGCCGAGGTGGAGTTCACTACCCTCCAGGCTGGCGGGCGAACCCCTCTGGGACAGGCGTTCGCCCGCGCGGAAGAGCTCGTCAACGATCTGGAGGCCCTTCCGTCCAATTCGCACCGCCCAACGATCGCGCTGGTTTCGGACGGCCTCCCGAACCGCGACGACGACTGGCGAGACCAGCTCGAGCGACTGATCGATCACCACCGAGGGGCCAAGGCGACTCGGTTCGCCCTCGGTGTCGGCGATGATGCCGACCGCGACATGCTCGCGGCGTTCAGTGGCGGCCTCGTGCATCGCGCCGGCGATGCCAGCAAGATCCGCACCTTCCTTCAGTTCGTCACCATGACCGTCACCGAGGCGACGGTCACAGGAGTGGTAGCCAACGCGTCGTCAGTGTCGGGCGACACCTCGATCGAAGAGTTGGTTTGGCGAGACGATGATTTCTGA
- a CDS encoding serine/threonine protein kinase, which yields MISEVRHVVDEADVAYQLGEPIAKGGQGIVYRVVAQPDLAIKLLFQPESLAHIARVRRLSLDGLHIAGPTTLLRGETPGYVMRLARDMTTLTAAYLPGQFGNGHDASWYRETGGLRRRLDVASRVAALIVALHDRALAYVDLNPYNVLISDNVELAETWLIDTDNLTSAYSATSQVMGMPGYLAPERSRPHSIAPPSTLADAYSLAVMVFKMLFLSHPLAGTASADLGAEEARDRADAGEFDYIGPSAGSSNSPAAPMTSALLPLGMTTRLAVTARRTFGPGKLDPQLRPGAAAWRDDLFSALDNVVSCPGSCGWTMYRNSATCPACSTPVGRTLVASVHLDDGGVPSPDSQIHVLVVSPRHPTEINPRHLWGASEETDPILTITAHGDTFVVRAEGDAVVSDPQGRPARSVARPAGRATHFRVSVQGRPPRLLALRWAGPR from the coding sequence ATGATTTCTGAGGTCCGCCACGTCGTGGATGAGGCCGATGTCGCGTACCAACTGGGCGAGCCCATCGCGAAGGGCGGCCAAGGCATCGTCTACCGCGTCGTCGCGCAGCCCGACCTCGCCATCAAGTTGTTGTTCCAGCCCGAGTCCTTGGCCCACATCGCCCGTGTGCGCAGGCTTTCGCTTGACGGCCTCCACATCGCGGGGCCGACAACGCTACTGCGGGGCGAAACGCCGGGATACGTTATGCGGTTGGCGCGCGACATGACGACCCTGACCGCCGCCTATCTCCCAGGACAGTTCGGCAACGGTCACGACGCCTCGTGGTATCGGGAGACCGGCGGTCTGCGGCGCCGGCTCGACGTCGCTTCGCGAGTCGCTGCCCTAATCGTTGCGCTGCACGACCGAGCGCTCGCGTACGTCGACCTCAACCCGTACAACGTTCTGATCTCCGACAACGTCGAGCTGGCGGAGACCTGGCTGATCGACACCGACAACCTGACATCGGCGTACAGCGCGACGAGCCAGGTCATGGGCATGCCGGGGTACCTGGCGCCCGAGCGCTCCAGGCCCCATTCGATCGCCCCTCCCAGCACGCTGGCCGACGCCTACAGCCTGGCTGTAATGGTGTTCAAGATGCTGTTCCTCAGCCACCCGCTCGCGGGTACCGCAAGCGCAGACCTCGGGGCGGAGGAAGCGCGCGACCGGGCCGACGCCGGGGAGTTCGACTACATCGGTCCCTCCGCGGGGAGCTCCAATAGCCCTGCGGCTCCGATGACCTCGGCGCTGCTGCCTCTCGGCATGACGACCCGCCTTGCCGTAACCGCGCGTCGCACGTTCGGCCCCGGCAAGCTAGACCCGCAACTCCGTCCCGGAGCGGCGGCGTGGCGCGACGACCTGTTCAGTGCACTGGACAACGTCGTGAGCTGCCCGGGTAGTTGCGGATGGACGATGTACCGCAACTCGGCGACCTGCCCGGCGTGCTCAACTCCAGTCGGCAGAACCTTGGTGGCATCGGTGCACCTCGACGACGGCGGAGTTCCCAGCCCCGACTCCCAGATTCACGTGCTTGTGGTGAGCCCGCGGCACCCGACCGAGATCAACCCACGGCACCTGTGGGGCGCCTCGGAAGAGACCGACCCGATCCTCACCATCACCGCGCATGGCGACACTTTCGTAGTCAGGGCAGAGGGCGACGCCGTCGTCAGCGACCCGCAGGGGAGGCCGGCTCGATCCGTAGCTCGACCGGCGGGTCGAGCCACGCACTTCCGCGTGAGTGTCCAGGGCCGACCGCCACGTTTGCTCGCCCTGCGATGGGCCGGTCCCCGATGA
- a CDS encoding DEAD/DEAH box helicase → MKLELAGGGQARLLALPRISQAPVQDGQPVRITLTGGGIALHDGTRTSLCGEPDEPDASWLKQVAESRAYLADVITVDQGVRLRVIPFDQVDQWARQHAIGVDEHALDRIAQAVPHLQSRRPEEIRAWLTDQVRLEAPDPAVLVHVGGSRRVNVEAFRLVGESRYVDVSLVGERLLVDTVSPRRRRDSETLCLVHGSVRFEDATRLASISPADLAEWHRLTEADNSYLQVWNRYNQFEREARERTARLAGSAAYDSRRRLLDGSWEFDLVLSVGASRLIEALRLGEVTLEAGATVAYDQSATVSGAGRRTLAGTARLTETGTVVLRPEVDDSGVDLPRHGYLSGSFTADRIRLKRREEAQARAVTAKSFPVLQLSRVLAGQAPAAAGRVDRHPAMSKRAAEALGAPPTRAQVDAITIALNTPDIALIQGPPGTGKTRVIAAVNARLTQINADHPAEIRRTLLSSYQHDAVDNLAFGADDGRLPAMKVAARSGQSGNSQVAQWARATVARIDKHHAGREESRVVRDWIELRDRTTAYRLMPADVASTVEVLSWLAARSSLIGSETALDAEDLITKLNHQVGLRHSRERFVEILRRVRSLRVSPESFADDGADNATLALEDEGLRAALSEDQARLMTELSNAVDPAPHLLEATARLQADVLDRLLTSRARSAVTAQMPEVNALLQRSLTTAQERVQQLTSVADRIVEDFRRALLEQPETVASAVSTHSRALAATCQQAVAGVMKEIQASLEFDTVIVDEAARANPLDLLIPLTLARRRIILVGDHRQLPQMLDEDVVDTLENSDPEAEVKRVLEKSMFEQLFQQLRALERADGISRVVTLDQQFRTHPVLGEFVSTHFYEPYGEAFTNGRPDPTEFEHGLDAYEGRPAAWIDVPATLGPETGRSKTRRIEAEVIVRELVAALDAGRDLNFGVIAFYSGQVRAIWEELERIGYAVRDGDVFSLAPSVRLLWSEDGLERVRVGTVDAFQGREFDVVYLSATRSQRLAPRNKPRFGFLALPNRLCVAMSRQRRLLVVVGDAAMFTHDHANEKVPALAAFHQLTGGAHGCRRPA, encoded by the coding sequence ATGAAGCTCGAGTTGGCCGGTGGGGGACAGGCACGGCTACTGGCCCTTCCGCGAATCAGCCAGGCCCCCGTTCAAGACGGGCAGCCCGTTCGCATCACCCTTACCGGTGGAGGCATCGCCCTCCACGACGGAACACGCACGTCCCTGTGCGGAGAGCCGGACGAGCCCGACGCCAGTTGGCTCAAGCAGGTCGCGGAGTCCCGCGCCTACCTCGCAGACGTCATCACAGTCGACCAAGGAGTCCGGCTCCGCGTCATCCCCTTCGACCAGGTAGACCAGTGGGCTCGCCAGCATGCCATCGGCGTCGACGAGCACGCACTCGATCGGATCGCCCAAGCGGTACCGCACCTGCAGTCTCGGCGTCCGGAGGAGATACGGGCCTGGCTCACCGACCAAGTCAGGCTCGAAGCGCCCGACCCTGCTGTCCTGGTGCACGTCGGCGGGTCCCGTCGTGTCAACGTCGAAGCTTTCCGGCTCGTCGGGGAGTCCCGCTACGTCGACGTGAGCCTTGTCGGGGAGCGCCTCCTCGTGGACACGGTGTCTCCACGCCGTCGCCGCGACTCTGAAACCCTTTGCCTGGTGCACGGGTCGGTTCGCTTCGAGGACGCGACCCGTCTGGCATCCATCAGCCCCGCGGACCTTGCGGAATGGCACCGGCTCACTGAAGCAGACAACTCTTACCTCCAGGTGTGGAACCGCTACAACCAGTTCGAGCGAGAAGCCCGAGAGCGAACCGCGCGCCTGGCAGGCAGCGCGGCCTACGACAGTCGCCGCCGCCTGCTGGACGGGAGCTGGGAGTTCGACCTCGTCCTCAGCGTCGGGGCCAGTCGCCTCATCGAGGCGCTCCGACTCGGCGAGGTCACCCTTGAAGCCGGCGCCACCGTTGCCTACGACCAGTCCGCAACCGTCTCTGGCGCCGGTCGGCGAACGCTGGCTGGCACTGCGCGTCTGACGGAAACCGGCACCGTGGTCCTTCGCCCCGAGGTGGACGACTCGGGGGTCGACCTTCCGCGCCACGGCTACCTCTCGGGCTCGTTCACAGCAGACCGAATCCGCCTGAAGCGCCGAGAAGAGGCGCAGGCAAGGGCCGTCACCGCGAAGTCGTTCCCGGTACTCCAGCTCTCCCGTGTCTTGGCGGGCCAAGCGCCGGCGGCGGCCGGGCGTGTGGACCGGCACCCCGCCATGTCCAAGCGGGCTGCCGAAGCGCTCGGGGCACCCCCGACGCGGGCCCAAGTCGACGCCATCACCATCGCCCTCAATACCCCCGACATCGCTCTCATTCAGGGACCGCCAGGGACAGGGAAGACCCGGGTGATCGCTGCCGTCAACGCTCGGCTGACGCAGATCAACGCGGACCACCCCGCCGAGATTCGCCGCACCTTGCTGAGCAGCTACCAGCACGACGCAGTGGACAACCTCGCCTTCGGAGCTGACGACGGTCGCCTGCCCGCGATGAAGGTGGCGGCCCGGAGTGGGCAGAGCGGGAACTCCCAGGTGGCCCAGTGGGCACGGGCCACCGTTGCGCGGATCGACAAGCACCATGCTGGGCGCGAAGAGAGCCGAGTGGTACGCGACTGGATTGAGCTGCGCGACCGGACGACGGCGTACCGACTCATGCCCGCAGACGTCGCCAGCACGGTCGAGGTACTGAGCTGGCTCGCTGCTCGCTCGTCCCTCATCGGCAGCGAGACGGCCCTCGACGCGGAGGACCTGATCACCAAGTTGAACCATCAGGTCGGCTTGCGGCATTCTCGCGAGCGGTTCGTTGAGATACTGCGTCGCGTCCGCTCGCTGCGCGTTTCTCCGGAGTCGTTCGCCGACGACGGCGCTGACAATGCCACGCTGGCGCTCGAAGACGAAGGTCTCCGAGCCGCGCTCTCCGAGGATCAGGCGCGGCTCATGACCGAGCTCAGCAACGCCGTCGACCCTGCACCCCACCTGCTTGAGGCAACCGCCCGACTTCAAGCCGACGTTCTGGACCGGCTCCTGACCTCGCGTGCCCGCTCTGCCGTAACGGCGCAAATGCCCGAGGTCAACGCTCTCCTGCAGCGGTCCCTCACGACGGCTCAAGAGCGTGTGCAGCAGTTGACGTCCGTTGCGGACAGGATCGTGGAGGACTTCAGGCGTGCGCTCCTGGAGCAGCCCGAGACGGTCGCAAGCGCGGTCAGCACGCACTCGCGCGCACTCGCAGCGACATGCCAGCAGGCAGTGGCCGGAGTGATGAAGGAGATACAGGCCAGCCTCGAGTTCGACACGGTGATCGTCGACGAGGCGGCTCGCGCCAACCCCCTCGACCTCCTCATCCCGCTCACCCTCGCGCGCCGCCGCATCATTCTTGTCGGCGACCACCGCCAGCTCCCGCAGATGCTCGACGAAGACGTCGTCGACACTCTCGAGAACTCGGATCCCGAAGCCGAAGTGAAGCGCGTGCTCGAAAAGTCGATGTTCGAGCAGCTCTTCCAGCAGTTGCGGGCACTGGAGCGAGCCGATGGGATCAGCCGGGTCGTCACCTTGGACCAGCAGTTCCGCACTCACCCTGTCCTCGGCGAGTTCGTCAGTACCCACTTCTACGAGCCCTACGGCGAGGCCTTCACAAATGGCCGTCCGGACCCGACCGAGTTCGAACACGGTTTGGACGCATACGAGGGCCGACCGGCGGCCTGGATCGACGTGCCCGCAACACTGGGGCCTGAGACAGGGCGGAGCAAGACCCGAAGGATCGAGGCGGAAGTCATTGTCCGCGAGCTCGTGGCCGCCCTGGACGCAGGCAGGGATCTCAACTTCGGGGTTATCGCGTTCTATTCCGGCCAAGTCCGCGCGATCTGGGAGGAACTCGAAAGGATCGGCTACGCGGTCCGCGACGGGGACGTGTTCTCCCTGGCGCCCTCGGTGAGGCTCCTGTGGTCGGAGGACGGCCTTGAACGCGTCCGCGTCGGAACGGTCGACGCCTTCCAAGGGCGTGAGTTCGATGTCGTGTACCTATCCGCGACGCGCTCCCAACGACTGGCCCCGCGGAACAAGCCGCGATTCGGTTTTCTGGCGTTGCCGAATCGCCTGTGTGTCGCCATGAGCCGACAGCGGCGACTACTGGTGGTAGTCGGTGACGCGGCGATGTTCACACACGACCACGCGAACGAGAAGGTGCCGGCGTTGGCGGCGTTCCACCAGTTGACCGGGGGTGCCCATGGCTGCCGTCGACCAGCGTGA
- a CDS encoding AAA family ATPase: protein MERELRAAWADALRFKELWQRAKQRADKREGDLAPREAKVRDDELDIAKHKKDLAVRERAVAEEERSLEDKRADAASGFASEQLKATEQLRGKRDALQIEINTLEEELATRRTVGVSEERAALAKERLQLDNDRQALEQDRARHARDAQALAAERALFDDQKRHLERKHEQDLELAERDVALKLARPERLREKEEEARKAAEEEGAALRALLDRLGERPERLVEENARLSVQIGELEDRLTNVPDAAQLENLKALAARTRQAEADAVEWRRQRDEVGQRLDRQLVAVGDLETAREVARGLERQNAGLRAALDEMGARWGELQAQEADRKPFVTLSGYDADPAMLRLPPTRSGELTLRALADEVRQRMAGERQFYYSETDVRLFLAGLASSRLHLLQGISGTGKTSLPIEFFRALGGNSSVIEVQAGWRDKDDLFGFYNAFEKRFNETEFTKALYRALLPANADLPTVIVLDEMNLAHPEQYFGTMLSKLENLERGAVLDILNSPVPNVPDLFVDGSKLPFAENVWFVGTANHDETTVSFADKTYDRSHVQELPHTYTSFPASDQHPQDPISFIALKDAFDLAERQHRTAATGARRFIADEVRPLFTPLRIGWANRLPLQLDRFVPVFLAAGGTVTEAVDHVIEAKIIRKVRDQFEITPDQLTELKDKLQAAWPKLESGGSPTRSLAKLDDEIHRLSGGIG from the coding sequence GTGGAACGAGAGCTGCGCGCCGCGTGGGCGGACGCGCTGCGGTTCAAGGAGCTGTGGCAGCGCGCCAAGCAGCGGGCCGACAAACGCGAGGGGGATCTCGCACCGAGAGAAGCGAAGGTCCGCGACGACGAGCTCGACATTGCAAAGCACAAGAAGGATCTGGCAGTCCGCGAACGAGCTGTCGCGGAGGAAGAGCGTTCGTTGGAAGACAAGCGCGCCGACGCTGCGTCCGGGTTCGCCAGCGAGCAGCTCAAGGCGACCGAGCAGCTCCGTGGGAAGCGAGACGCTCTCCAGATCGAAATCAACACCCTGGAGGAAGAGCTTGCCACCCGCCGGACTGTCGGTGTCTCCGAGGAACGCGCCGCACTAGCGAAGGAGCGCCTCCAACTGGACAACGACCGGCAGGCCCTCGAACAGGACCGTGCACGGCACGCGCGCGATGCTCAAGCACTTGCGGCCGAGCGCGCACTGTTCGACGACCAGAAGCGCCACCTGGAACGCAAGCACGAGCAGGACCTCGAGCTCGCCGAGCGCGACGTCGCTTTGAAGCTCGCGCGACCGGAGCGACTGCGCGAGAAGGAGGAGGAGGCACGCAAGGCCGCCGAAGAGGAGGGTGCCGCGCTGCGGGCCCTGCTCGACCGTCTGGGCGAGCGGCCTGAGAGGTTGGTGGAAGAGAATGCGCGCCTCAGCGTTCAAATCGGCGAGCTAGAGGACCGCTTGACCAACGTTCCCGACGCGGCCCAGCTGGAGAATCTGAAAGCACTGGCTGCCAGGACGCGCCAAGCTGAAGCCGACGCTGTCGAATGGCGGCGTCAGCGAGACGAGGTCGGCCAGCGGCTCGACCGCCAACTCGTCGCTGTCGGAGACCTGGAAACCGCTCGCGAGGTCGCCCGTGGCCTAGAACGCCAGAACGCCGGCCTGCGGGCAGCCCTTGACGAAATGGGCGCACGTTGGGGTGAGCTCCAAGCCCAGGAAGCCGACAGAAAGCCGTTTGTCACCCTCAGCGGCTACGACGCAGACCCGGCCATGCTGCGCCTCCCACCAACCAGGTCGGGGGAGCTGACCCTCCGCGCCCTGGCGGACGAAGTACGTCAACGGATGGCGGGTGAGCGGCAGTTCTACTACTCCGAGACCGACGTCCGTCTCTTCCTCGCCGGCCTTGCGTCAAGCCGACTCCACCTGCTCCAGGGCATCTCAGGGACTGGCAAGACCAGCCTGCCCATCGAGTTCTTCCGCGCGCTCGGCGGAAACAGCAGCGTGATCGAGGTTCAGGCCGGATGGCGAGACAAGGACGACCTCTTCGGCTTCTACAACGCATTTGAGAAACGGTTCAACGAGACCGAGTTCACCAAGGCTCTCTATCGCGCACTTCTCCCCGCGAACGCAGACCTTCCCACCGTCATCGTCCTGGACGAGATGAACCTGGCTCACCCCGAGCAGTACTTCGGCACCATGCTCTCGAAGCTGGAGAACCTCGAGCGCGGGGCCGTCCTCGACATCCTGAACAGTCCCGTCCCGAACGTTCCCGACCTCTTCGTCGACGGATCCAAGTTGCCCTTCGCAGAGAATGTGTGGTTCGTGGGCACCGCCAACCACGACGAGACCACCGTCTCCTTCGCGGACAAGACCTACGACCGATCCCACGTCCAGGAACTGCCACACACGTACACGTCTTTCCCCGCGAGCGACCAGCATCCCCAAGACCCGATTTCCTTCATCGCACTCAAGGACGCGTTCGACCTTGCGGAGAGGCAGCACCGCACCGCGGCCACAGGTGCGCGGCGCTTCATTGCCGATGAGGTCCGGCCCCTGTTCACACCCTTGAGGATTGGGTGGGCGAATCGCCTGCCCCTTCAGCTCGATCGTTTCGTGCCGGTCTTCCTTGCCGCGGGCGGCACCGTCACCGAAGCCGTCGATCACGTGATCGAGGCCAAGATCATCCGCAAGGTCCGCGACCAGTTTGAAATCACCCCCGACCAGCTCACCGAGCTCAAGGACAAGCTCCAGGCGGCTTGGCCCAAGCTCGAGAGCGGCGGATCGCCGACCCGCTCCCTCGCCAAACTGGACGACGAGATCCACAGACTCAGCGGCGGCATCGGCTAG
- a CDS encoding helix-turn-helix domain-containing protein — protein sequence METLLLKIPEVMARLAVGQTKVYELMSSGELRSVKVGRSRRVPNDDLERFMAELDDSRPNLRLPAPRGSTARAS from the coding sequence ATGGAGACCCTTCTGCTGAAGATCCCCGAGGTCATGGCGCGCCTGGCGGTCGGCCAGACGAAGGTCTACGAGTTGATGTCCAGCGGCGAGCTCCGGTCGGTGAAGGTCGGCCGGTCGCGCCGGGTCCCCAACGACGACCTCGAGCGCTTCATGGCTGAGCTCGATGACAGCCGACCAAATCTGCGCCTGCCCGCGCCGAGGGGGTCCACGGCCCGCGCTTCATAG
- a CDS encoding SAF domain-containing protein: MLFVVMAVLLAGWFWQQKSDQRPVLAIAEPVPAGSVITANDLEIIEVSGVKGAIPSADSDTVIGSTAAVGLVDGQILTRDMVTADPLPGPGERVVGLQLEATRAPAGLAPGDVVVVIAVPPEGDPSTPGNLDNPTVLAPSATVASAAAIEGAGTRLTLVVPEPVAERVTAYVAAGRVALVQAPAGGDE; encoded by the coding sequence GTGCTCTTCGTCGTCATGGCCGTGCTCCTCGCCGGGTGGTTCTGGCAGCAGAAGAGCGACCAACGCCCGGTGCTCGCTATCGCCGAGCCAGTCCCGGCCGGCTCTGTGATCACAGCCAACGACCTGGAGATCATCGAGGTCTCGGGCGTCAAAGGTGCCATCCCGTCGGCCGACAGCGACACCGTCATCGGCAGCACGGCTGCGGTCGGCCTTGTGGACGGCCAGATCCTGACGCGCGACATGGTCACCGCCGATCCACTCCCGGGACCGGGCGAGCGGGTGGTCGGCCTTCAGTTGGAGGCCACCCGCGCCCCCGCCGGGCTCGCGCCGGGCGACGTCGTCGTGGTGATCGCGGTGCCGCCCGAGGGTGACCCGAGCACGCCGGGCAACCTCGACAACCCGACGGTCCTGGCCCCCAGCGCGACGGTCGCCTCGGCTGCGGCGATCGAGGGCGCGGGGACTCGCCTGACCCTCGTCGTGCCCGAACCGGTCGCCGAGCGTGTCACCGCCTACGTGGCAGCGGGGCGAGTGGCGCTGGTGCAGGCTCCCGCAGGGGGTGATGAGTGA
- a CDS encoding CpaF family protein, with amino-acid sequence MTDLDYTLIKRLQAELGRLRQEDISRRRSANLPSLAGPDAVQHGKALVQRVIGDYEAGLAETGGDTLAWEARQDLVEALEARLFGAGSLQALLDDENVENIDINGFQHVYVEYADGTTAKVRPIAGSDEELVETIQTLAAHEGLSARAFDVANVRVNLRLPDGSRLYAVQSVTKQPVVSIRRHRHTRVTLKDLVGLETVDQEMSELLSALVHARKNVMVAGATSAGKTTLLRALASEIGPDERILTVERSLELGLDGDIDHHPNAIAFEERLPNTEGAGAVTMAELVRDTLRMNPSRVIVGEVLGDEVVTMLNAMTQGNDGSLSTIHANSSSDVVHKIATYAIQAPERLPWEATVRLVATALDFIVFIRRIRGEEGQRRLVESVREIAGISDDGQLQTNELWGLDPSGNVVRRHGVQVRAQDELMAVGWRPNTGGWS; translated from the coding sequence ATGACCGACCTCGACTACACGCTGATCAAGCGCCTCCAGGCGGAACTGGGTCGACTTCGTCAGGAGGACATCTCCCGCCGCCGATCGGCGAACCTGCCTTCGCTCGCCGGCCCGGATGCCGTCCAGCATGGAAAGGCACTCGTCCAGCGAGTCATCGGCGACTATGAGGCCGGTCTGGCGGAGACGGGCGGTGACACGCTCGCGTGGGAGGCGCGGCAGGATCTCGTGGAAGCGTTGGAGGCACGGCTGTTCGGCGCGGGAAGCCTGCAGGCGCTCCTGGACGACGAGAACGTCGAGAACATCGACATCAACGGCTTCCAACACGTCTACGTCGAGTACGCAGACGGCACGACAGCCAAGGTTCGGCCGATCGCTGGGTCCGACGAAGAGTTGGTCGAGACCATCCAGACTCTCGCGGCCCACGAAGGCCTGTCGGCCAGGGCGTTCGACGTAGCCAACGTGCGGGTCAACCTTCGCCTGCCGGACGGATCGCGCCTCTACGCGGTTCAGTCGGTCACGAAGCAGCCAGTCGTCTCGATCCGCCGTCACCGCCACACCCGAGTGACGCTCAAGGACCTCGTTGGACTGGAGACCGTCGACCAAGAGATGTCCGAGCTTCTCTCGGCGCTCGTCCACGCACGCAAGAACGTGATGGTCGCGGGCGCCACCAGCGCAGGGAAGACGACTCTGCTCCGGGCACTGGCATCGGAGATCGGCCCGGATGAACGGATCCTGACCGTCGAGCGGTCGCTGGAACTCGGGCTCGACGGCGACATTGACCACCACCCCAATGCCATCGCGTTCGAGGAGCGGCTCCCCAACACCGAGGGTGCTGGCGCGGTCACGATGGCCGAGCTCGTCCGCGACACCCTGCGCATGAACCCGTCCCGAGTCATCGTCGGAGAAGTCCTGGGGGACGAGGTCGTCACCATGCTCAACGCGATGACCCAAGGAAACGACGGATCGCTGTCCACCATCCACGCAAACTCTTCCTCCGACGTAGTCCACAAGATCGCCACCTACGCCATCCAGGCGCCGGAGCGGCTCCCGTGGGAGGCGACCGTCCGCCTCGTCGCCACCGCTCTGGACTTCATCGTCTTCATTCGTCGTATCCGAGGCGAGGAAGGTCAACGGCGCCTGGTGGAGTCCGTGCGCGAGATCGCCGGGATCAGCGACGACGGACAACTCCAGACCAACGAGCTGTGGGGCCTCGATCCGAGCGGAAACGTCGTACGACGACACGGGGTCCAGGTCCGCGCCCAAGACGAGCTGATGGCGGTCGGTTGGCGTCCCAACACGGGCGGGTGGTCCTGA